The following are encoded together in the Myxococcota bacterium genome:
- a CDS encoding FAD:protein FMN transferase: TRGTFDVTVGPLIALWKAAAEAGRLPGAAELAAARARVGAERVAVDAAAGTVELRAPGAALDFGGIAKGWALDRACERLRAAGVTRALLTFGESSIAAIGAAPGWDGWGIALSDAGGGFAGTVELRDRSLSTSGSLGQYVEIGGRRFGHVIDPRSGQPLERARVAIVLAGDGARAEALSKALLILGERDGVALLEAEGGAEGLLLDEDGTQHASRGWAAASHYTRDWPSREPGGE, translated from the coding sequence ACGCGCGGCACGTTCGACGTGACGGTCGGGCCGCTGATCGCGCTGTGGAAGGCGGCGGCCGAGGCGGGCCGGCTGCCCGGCGCGGCCGAGCTCGCGGCGGCGCGCGCGCGGGTGGGCGCGGAGCGCGTGGCGGTCGATGCCGCCGCGGGCACGGTCGAGCTGCGCGCGCCGGGCGCGGCGCTCGATTTCGGCGGCATCGCCAAGGGCTGGGCGCTGGACCGCGCGTGCGAGCGCCTGCGCGCGGCCGGAGTGACTCGCGCGCTGCTCACGTTCGGCGAGAGCAGCATCGCCGCGATCGGCGCCGCGCCCGGCTGGGACGGCTGGGGCATCGCGCTCAGCGACGCGGGCGGCGGCTTCGCGGGCACGGTCGAGCTTCGGGACCGCTCGCTCTCCACGTCGGGGAGCCTGGGCCAGTACGTCGAGATCGGCGGGCGGCGCTTCGGCCACGTGATCGACCCGCGCAGCGGCCAGCCGCTCGAGCGCGCGCGCGTGGCGATCGTGCTGGCCGGCGACGGGGCGCGCGCCGAGGCGCTGTCGAAGGCGCTCTTGATCCTGGGCGAGCGCGACGGCGTGGCGCTGCTCGAGGCCGAGGGCGGGGCGGAGGGGCTGTTGCTCGACGAGGACGGCACGCAGCACGCGTCCCGCGGCTGGGCCGCGGCGAGTCACTACACGCGCGACTGGCCCTCGCGCGAACCCGGAGGCGAGTGA
- a CDS encoding GFA family protein: MKVDGGCHCGRIRFEAEVDPEAVGVCHCTDCQTLTGSAFRANVQAPAASFVLHGEPRIYLKTAESGRQRAHAFCPDCGTPLYAAAPQDTPSYSLRIGTLRQRRELGRPKRQIWCGSAVPWAVLEGVPRLERQ, encoded by the coding sequence GTGAAGGTCGACGGCGGCTGTCACTGCGGGCGCATCCGCTTCGAAGCCGAAGTCGATCCCGAGGCGGTCGGCGTGTGTCACTGCACGGACTGCCAGACGCTCACCGGCTCGGCCTTCCGGGCCAACGTGCAGGCGCCGGCCGCGAGCTTCGTGCTGCACGGGGAGCCGCGCATCTACCTGAAGACCGCCGAGAGCGGCCGGCAGCGCGCGCACGCCTTCTGCCCCGACTGCGGCACGCCGCTCTACGCCGCCGCGCCGCAGGACACGCCCAGCTACTCGCTGCGCATCGGCACGCTGCGCCAGCGCCGCGAGCTCGGCCGGCCCAAGCGCCAGATCTGGTGCGGCTCGGCCGTGCCCTGGGCCGTGCTCGAGGGCGTGCCCCGGCTCGAGCGCCAGTGA
- a CDS encoding ferritin-like domain-containing protein yields the protein MATTPELPATHPRTTVAAKTSLEAVYNWNYEPEIDQLRALYANALERQWIALRDLDWQQEIDHDAFSRTFSLAGVPIQQTAFWESLDPDLRWEVSRRSAAFMLSNFLHGEQGAMMVAGQLVNAVPHMDGKFYAATQTLDEARHVEVFAAYIQKLDEVYPIPPALKMLLDNILGAEDWKKKAVGMQVVAEGIALYSFRDMRNQTREPLLKQLLTYVSRDEARHTGYGVKYLAAVVPTLDERERHELEDFAFEAARLLIDSRVANSVRASVFQLWEQAGVDVQAALQLIMKDRERVLAELQRTGGRVGPIRGFVIPTLHSIGLFSARIRGHFEDMFQANVGAQAMRRIGDIPDLPEDLDAWVNEGV from the coding sequence ATGGCGACCACACCCGAGCTGCCCGCCACCCATCCCCGGACGACCGTAGCCGCGAAGACCTCGCTCGAAGCGGTCTACAACTGGAACTACGAGCCCGAGATCGACCAGCTGCGCGCGCTGTACGCCAACGCGCTCGAGCGGCAGTGGATCGCCCTGCGCGACCTGGACTGGCAGCAGGAGATCGACCACGACGCGTTCTCGCGCACGTTCTCGCTGGCGGGCGTGCCGATCCAGCAGACCGCCTTCTGGGAGTCACTCGATCCCGACCTGCGCTGGGAGGTGTCTCGCCGCAGCGCGGCCTTCATGCTCTCGAACTTCCTGCACGGCGAGCAGGGGGCGATGATGGTCGCCGGTCAGCTCGTGAACGCCGTGCCGCACATGGACGGCAAGTTCTACGCCGCCACGCAGACGCTGGACGAGGCGCGCCACGTCGAGGTGTTCGCGGCCTACATCCAGAAGCTCGACGAGGTCTATCCGATCCCGCCCGCCTTGAAGATGCTGCTCGACAACATCCTGGGGGCGGAGGACTGGAAGAAGAAGGCGGTCGGCATGCAGGTCGTGGCCGAGGGCATCGCCCTGTACTCGTTCCGCGACATGCGCAACCAGACCCGCGAGCCGCTCCTGAAGCAGCTCCTCACCTACGTGTCTCGCGACGAGGCGCGCCACACCGGCTACGGCGTGAAGTATCTCGCCGCGGTGGTGCCCACGCTCGACGAGCGCGAGCGCCACGAGCTCGAGGACTTCGCCTTCGAGGCGGCGCGCCTCCTGATCGACTCGCGCGTCGCCAACTCGGTGCGCGCGAGCGTGTTCCAGCTGTGGGAGCAGGCCGGGGTCGACGTCCAGGCGGCGCTGCAGCTGATCATGAAGGACCGCGAGCGCGTGCTGGCCGAGCTGCAGCGCACGGGCGGCCGCGTGGGCCCGATCCGCGGCTTCGTGATCCCGACGCTCCACTCGATCGGCCTGTTCAGCGCGCGCATCCGGGGTCACTTCGAGGACATGTTCCAGGCCAACGTGGGCGCGCAGGCCATGCGGCGCATCGGCGACATCCCCGACCTGCCGGAGGACCTCGACGCCTGGGTGAACGAGGGCGTGTGA